The genomic region aaaatttgactctaatttaatttaaaaattataaaatatcaaaattcttTAAAAAGTTAGagatttctatatatatatatatatatatatagaaaattatgaaaatataaaaatgataaaTCTCAAAACTATACAAAAGCTTTGACTAAATATGCAGTTTgacacatgaactttgatttggtacaattatacacatgatttttttttttttgtacaagAAGAAAGATAAAAATCATAACTAGGCTAGGCGAGGTCAAGCAATTCTAGAGCAATCATCATGTAGCAGTTGAAGAACTTTATCTGGCAGTTGCATGTAAATATACCTACCCAGAGGTCTTGAGGACGCCATTGATGCTAAATCATTGGCTACCCGATTACCCTTTCTAAATACATGTGTAACCTAAACCATCCAAGATAGTTGGAATAGATATTTAATAACTTGTAACACAGCTGAGTGATGTTGTTCTATTGAAGTTGCTTGAATCAAATGAATAGTTACAGTACTATCCATCTCAAACACCATCCTTTTTAGCCCTATATTCCAAGCTACTTGCAGTCCCTCAAAAGCACCCCAAAGCTCAAATTGAATACAGAACAATGATCAATATTTTTAGCGAAACTATCAATCCAATTGCCATGTTGGTCATGGATTAAACCACTAGCTGAAGCATTCTCATATACATTACTAACAACACTATCGGTGTTCACCTTATGTCATCCGTTCTTAGGTGGAATCCACTTAAGTAATCAACAAATTTTAGTTTGTCTTTCCCTCATAGAACTCGCCATCCCATGGTTAGAATGAAGATAAACATCTCTCTGTAACTCTTCTCCAAGACACTATCACATTCAATGAAATCTGATTAAAAACAAATTTGTTTTTTATAATCCAGAGATGCCAACAAATAACATCAGAATGTTTAAAAGTATATATGAAACTTTGACTTTGAttcaattatatatgtttaaaaaaataaaatacatcaatttatggTATTATGGTACGTAAGAGCTGAGTTTTATgggtttatattttttatatattttaagaaaatcctaattttattttaaaaatgtttttaataaaaattttaaaaataaggttTAATTGAGAGATAATATAAATGTTGAgtattaaatttgttattatgccAATTAAAAAAATGACATATTATTGTTCTTCGTCACTTAACAGTTAgatgattaattttttttttaaaaacaatagTGACAAATTATAACTTTTAATTTAATGATGAAACGAAAACTTacctataattaaattattattggtGAAATTTACCTAAAATTAATGACACATCAACCTTTTCAATTATCTTTAATTGGGGATATATTAGATATCAATTGGaacttgtaattaaagaattaTCTTCATTACCTTTTCCTTTTAATTAAACCAAATTAAAACATGTAAACATAAATAATACAGCAAAATTAAGAATAATATTACTTACGTCTCATTTTGGAgggttttttttcctttccaaacaaaactaaattattaattttaaactaCTATAATAGCAAAAGGTAAATTACACTaaaagtcactaaattattaataaatttatattttagtaatttaactttaaaaattacaaaatatttgTTGTATGGCTTTCTATATTCATAACAGCTGCACCAATAGAAAGTTTTGAGTTTGTGAACCAAAATCTAAATAACCTTATTCTCTAATCTTCAACGCTAACTGTCAAATCGACTTAATTTAAGGTATGTTATTGTTCTCGTCATTGGGTACTAATTTATTGTACCGATCATCAAACCGCTATTTGAAGCTCGCTAATCGAACATAAAAAGGCTTAATAGTctaataacttaaataaattttttgaatagtttagtaacttaaatgaattttttatgtaatttaagAGGATTTCTTATGTTaagaattatattaaaaaaaattaaaactcaaaccttataaattttattttaaaaaagttttattttataatCTCTACAACTAAATACTAAAGGAATACCATAAGAACTTCTCTACATTATGCATGCCCAGCTctacactttttttcttttctttagtcaCCATATATGGTAATAATCAAATTGCAATTTTGATCCCTCTTCTTTGTTCACATttcagatttaatttttatattttaatttaacataaattgTTCATCTATTTTTACAATGACATTAGTTAGTCTATATAGTTAATATCCTCAACAATTATAGTTAAAATATTGACGtcaaattttctttaaaatatcTTTCTAGCACACACAAAAAATTATTTCATCATGATAAGTTTGaattagtattttttttaaaatctacCCTACTATTTTGACCAAAATAATTAAGAGTGTCATATATTTagattaactaataatattataaaagtaaatgaatcaaattatgtcaaattaaaaataattattaaaatttaaatttaaacataatagaGGGACCATAGCCATAATTTAACCTAGAATAATTTGTACTCACAATAATTCGtcatttgatttgatattttaaaaaatattttttaatcaataaaatattTTCACCCATTATGATTAGATTTAATTGTACAAACATCCTTAAATTATGACCCTCATGCTAAATTGGTCACTAAATGACATCCTGAAACTATGATTATTAGAGTCATTCTAATTACATCCCAACCTATCAAGGTTATATTATTTAGGCCCTTAGATTACTAAAATcgttaatttaactattaaatggcATGCTAGATCTTATGTGTCATAATATTAaatgaaaacttaaaaaaatgaATATTGTAAAATGATGTTTTAAAACCTTAATTTTACGGTTTTGAAACTTTTATAAAAACTTTACCGTTCATTTTTTTTCCCGTTTTGCTTTGTTTttagtttttacttttaaaagttatacAACAACATTCTAtttctataaaaattttattttaaagtcAGCTACATAAGATTTTACTAGTCATTTAACTGTTTTAATAACAAAAATACTTGATTGATAAAACATTGATTGTTTAGGATataattaaaatgttttgaaGTTTATGACCAATTTAGAATAATAGTCATAATTTGAAATTAAGTCTTAtaattatttcaataattatatattaaaatttaataaacatATGATATATAAttataggttaaaatatgtcataagtccctatactttcaaaattataaatttagtccAAATACTTCTATTTCAtggaatttagtccctttactttttgGTTTTTAAAATTAGGTCAAATTGTTAacaatgatattttttttattaaatttgctGCTAtgacatttttaaaataataaacatactcacttggtagtcatgtaattaaaaaatgactttgtaattaacttgaatttaaccaaaaaaattaatagtGTTAACAGTAGGACCTGAATTTTGAAATgtgaaaagtaaaggactaaattctaTGAAATAAATGTACAGggactaaattcataatttataaACTTACAGGGACTTGTGGCAAATTTTAACTATAATTATATATCAAAAAACAGTTGAAGTCTATAGTTCGCGCGTAAAGTTAATAACCAAATTAAGTCTATCTCGTGACTAAGTGCCACGTGTCATATTTCTATCTTATCCACGTATatcgtttcaaaaccacaaaCTCAAACGGTATCTGGTTGCCAGCTTCCCTCCAATTTCTCTTCTTCCTCAATCAATCCCCCCCCCCGGCCTTGCTAAACTACGCCCTCCACCCTACTGGCGCACTTTAGCAAACGCCCTTCGCTTCCCTCCCTCTTTATCCTCTCCATGGCTTCTCTACCTTCAGCTTCAACCAAACCAACCTCCGTACAACTGGGTCGGATTCATGTCCTTAAGGAAGGGTCTCATCCACCGCAAAATGGTCCCGTTGTGTACTGGATGTTTAGAGATCAACGGTTGAAAGACAACTGGGCTTTGATCCACGCCGTTGATCAAGCCAACAAGGCCAATGTGCCCGTCGCTATAGCTTTCAATCTTTTTGATCAATTCTTAGGGGCTAAAGCAAGGCAATTAGGGTTCATGCTTAAGGGTTTACGTCAATTACAGAAAAGTATTGAACATACTCAGATTCCATTCTTCTTGTTTCGAGTAAGTGTTTTTatggttttttttaattaaacccATTTTTTGTTTTAGGGTTTTGGCAATTATAGTCCAAAGTGTTTCACCAATTTGTTTTGAACGTTCAAGTAAATTGTGTATTAAATGAATGACTTTATTAGCATTGTTCATGTAAAAGGTTGTGAATTATGTGTTTATACTTTAGGGAACAGCTGAAGAAACAATACCAAAGTTTCTTGGAGAATGTAAAGCTTCACTTTTAGTTACAGATTTCTCACCATTAAGGCAGATTCGAAAATGTAAAGATGAAATTTGTAAAAGAGTGAGTGATTCAGTGACTATACATGAGATTGATGCTCATAATGTAGTTCCTGTTTGGGTTGCATCGGATAAGCTGGAGTATAGTGCTAAGACAATTAGGGGTAAGGTAAATAAACTGATTCCTGagtacttaatcgattttccgaCTCTGCAACCACCGAATAAGAAATGGGACGATGCAACGGATCAGTTTTTAGATTGGGATGGTCTCATTGCCGATGTTTTGAGGTTAGAAATTTGTACATTTGGGTGGAGTTGAGATGAGAGTTACTTTTGGGTTGATAATGCTGATTTTTTTTTATGGCCAGGAATGGGGCTGAAGTACCTGAAATTGAATGGTGCGAACCCGGAGAAACTGCAGCAATGGAAGTATTGATGGGAAATAAAGATGGTTTCTTGACAAAAAGGTTGAAGAATTATAGTACGGACCGGAATAATCCTTTAAAACCGCGAGCTCTTTCTTGTTTGTCTCCTTATCTGCATTTTGGTCAGATATCTGCACAGAGATGTGCCTTAGAGGCACGTGGTTTTCGGAAACTTAATGCTCAGGTTTGTAGCAATTGATTCTCTTATCATTCTATAGCTTGCTTTTTTTAATGTCTGATCCATGGTGTTCATTGTTTCATCTTACTTGCTACGCTGAAGGCGGTTGATACGTTTTTAGAAGAGTTGATTGTGCGCAGAGAACTTGCCGATAACTTTTGCTATTATCAGCCGAATTATGATACTATGCAGGGGGCATGGGAATGGGCACGAAAGACATTGATGGACCATGCGTCTGATAAACGAGAACATACTTACACGTGAGTGGTTTTCTGTTGTCTTGATCATTCACTCTGTTTTGAGTGAATTGcaaataactcttgaatttgtagGATGGAGCAATTGGAGAAGGCACAAACGGCTGATCCCGTAAGCAAACTGTTGAATTTCATTGTGTTCTTTGCTATGCCGagggtttttgtttttgttttcgcTCTAAGTTTTTATTATTCTGCCCCTATTTTCAGCTTTGGAATGCTTCACAGCTTGAGATGGTTCATTATGGGAAAATGCACGGCTTTATGCGGCAAGTGACTTCTCGATAAActctacttttttcttttttattacaAGTTGAGAATGTAGTTTGCATATCTCTTCTCGGTTATTTGGGATCTGCTTGTTCTAAATTTCAAAACCATATACAGCATGTATTGGGCAAAAAAGATTCTGGAGTGGACAAAGGGACCTAAAGAGGCACTTGAAATATGCATATATCTAAATGACAAGGTAAGTAATGATACATTTTCCTTCCCTTGATATCAATGCAAAAGTGGCATGAAACTCTTCGTTGCAGTACGAAATTGATGGGAGGGATCCAAATGGTTACGTTGGTTGCATGTGGTCAATATGCGGCGTGCACGACCAGGTTTGTCTTTGTTGTTTTAGTTTCTGTCTTATGGTTTGATTCATGACAGTGCCTCTAGTTGCCTTCTCATTCGTGCTATCCTACATTTGTTTCACTGGCAATTAAATTAGGGATGGCGAGAAAGACCCGTTTTCGGGAAAATACGATACATGAACTATGCTGGATGCAAAAGGAAATTCAATGTTGACGGATACACAGCTTATGTCAAGAGACTAGTCGGTGAAATCAAGAAGAGAAAAGCAGAAAGCCCGGTGGGTCAAAAGACAAAGCAGCCGCGCAACGAACAACATTAACATGTCGCGGCCTGTCTGTTGAGAAACTCTTTTATCTAAACTCCATGGCTGTAGTACCACTAACCATATTGTGTTAGAAATGACAATGACATGCTAGGCTTTGTTGGTTTGGTAGGAAGTGCAAATAATTATTAGTtcatgaaatgtatgatttagTTATGATTTTTCATTTGATGTACTGAATTTTGGAATAGTTTGTGCTTAAGCTAATTTGAAATGACTTTTCTTTTAATTAAGACTAGTAAATATCTGTGATTTATAAATATTTGTACATAAAATGTCATGGTGTTGGTGTAGTTCAAGATCTTGCATGTGATTATTAGTGCTTATTATTTGTAGTGGTAATAGGTAAATAAACACGGGAGTTACGTGAAATGACAagagtttcttttattttaaccgGTGGTTGAGAGTTTGATTTTCGCCTTGGAGTAACTGTAACACTCATTGCTAGCATTTACCCCCTTAATGAGCCCATTGAATGTGAAATTCCAATGCTAAAAGCTCCCTTAGACTAGTATGTTTATTTTCATGTAAGGTCCTTAAACAAGTCCCTATTTTAATTTTCAAGAACAGTTCAAACTACCAATAAATTTGCTAGGGAGAAGAAGTGAAGAAAAAGGAAGGCAAAGAACCTTGATTTACACATGTTCATGGGCTCGATGGCCCGCTCGCTTTGGTCATATTGggcaataattttaaaatattttcatttaaataatataaaagtttaaatttattattgGTGTTGGGTactttaattcaatcaatttcagccagtgtaatttttaaaatttaaaattctagtTTTGTTGCAAATCACCGTCATTAATCGATTAATTGGATTTTCAATGAGTGGTATGTAAAATTAATAGACTAACATGATATTACACATGTTAATGccatattaaaatttgaaaataaactattatTATTTGGCGAGGatcaacattttaaaatttaaaacatacgaagattaaaaatatcaaattaaagtacATGAACTAATTTCACAATTTTTATAAAGTACAAGAATTCATAGTAGAATACAacctaatataaaattaaattttttttttgaataatggAATAGGTCATTTTGACTGATCAAATTGGACCAAGCTCAAGTCAAGTCCTAAATTTTTTTAAGGACCGAACCCCAACTTTATCTGTTAACATGTCTACCTTAACTCCCCTTTTTCCAATGTTTTTAAAATTGCATTGCGCGTCCAATTACAAAACATTaagaaattcaaaaaataaaaaataaaaagcacAATTCAATTGATTCGTGTCGACTATCAATTTAACTGATTTAAAACCATTCTTCAGACAAATACTTTAACTGATTTCCAATCTTACCTATCTAACTAACTGATCTAGACAAATTCAAACatccttaattttttttcttatataaACATCCTTTCTTATGATAGTTATGATAGTGAAACTCCATGGTTttgtgtttgtttttttttttttttaattagcatgaactaaatttatttttctaggGCTACAATGGATGTTGGCATTTCGCTTAAATTTTATGTAATCtttgatttattttcttaatgAATTTGAGATTTTTGTTGTATCTAAATTCACCAACCATCTTTTTAGATTGAATTAAGATGGGTAATTCTTGAAAAATAAAATCTAAGAGACAAGATGAAGTTGTTGTTAATAAGAGGTATACATGATATGGACCAGCTTGTGAACCATGTATTCATGGGAGAATTTATTCAAGAAAGGCTGAACAATCATGTAGTCCTAAGCTAAAGAAAAGATTATGCTTCAATCATGtagttttatttttgaaataatgcCTAAAACTATCGATAATGCGCTTCAGTATACTCGAACGCATGTCCTCCTACATTGATAACAATACCCATACCAATTGAATTAACACTTAATCGACCACTACCATCATTATTATTGAGTCTCTGCTAACTTAAGTTATTGTATATTAAGTTATTGTATATCCTATAGGTTAAAATCTAAATGGTTAGTTTATAACATCACTACGTTTGGGGAGTTATTGACTAGATTGTTCGATAAGGACCAGCCACAGGGGGTAGACTTAGGAGGTcggctaaaatgaaaatttttacttttaatcattttataatttatacaattttaaattagtatatggtaaaattgcactttatcttttaaaatgataaaaaatttatttagtcgtaaattattaaaataatgaaattacatttatactattatacatatatacaatttaatttcgccatatttttacaaaattgatgatattttgaataTTATTAAATATGCAAGAATCAAGAATCAATTGTAGAAATATGGTGATTTTAGAATTCTGTTATAAATACAACATCAAAATTTAGCCATATTTTtacaattgataaaaaaattataatataaaaatagaatGTGCATCATGAATAAAAATAATGTTTACATCACCcatatttaattatcaattttaagTAATGGAATAAACTATTTATTattggaagaaaattttattatcttagatattttatttgtttgtaaCATTACTAAAACATTAACCATGTTTATTTTAAAGACTTTAATACCATTCAAATATTAATTTATCTCTTAATTGTGTGATTGGGGTTTGATCTTCCCTTATGAGAATGAAATTAGGGGTAAATAGGAATGTCAATGGGGCAAGTTTTGTGGGGTCCGGCCCACTTTGCACCAAATTGGATAGGGATAGGTACAGATTTTGTGGGTGGTGGGGTGAAGATGAAGACAGGTACAAAAATTAGACTTGTCGTGGGTGGCGGGGCAGGCGTTAGTATGACCTTGTATTATCACGGACTTAGGATTCTTGCCtcacaatccgtgcggccttaggcagttTCTTGCTCTAaaaacgcctaagtcagcctatCTTCCACAAAAGAAGGATTTAACAAAATTCCTCCCCAAAACACAACTCAAACGAAAGTAACGAAGAATGAGACAAGAACAAGCCACagaaaataagaacacaagagagagagaaatttgagtgaatgctttcaagaattcttattgctaaAAAAAAGACTCAAATGATTTACAatgaggggagaggcctctatttatagttgagcctctccaaatccaacggtacaaatcAAGTACATCAACGACTatgattaaaggatatctacaaatcaAATCTCTAGGATTGCAAAATCATATCtcctaagattacatatcatatctaagattgcatatcttcgaagatcatgtttccatatttgtcgagcttgtagatggaccttcaatctcttcaagcaacgggccagtctgattgggccaaatgacctccttCCCTCTTGATGGATAGCACAAATGTGTCATGGTTGCGGGCTCCCATGCGCAACCCATGACATTCTCTCTCACCGAATCTAGCGACGCCCTCGTCGCGTCCTCCGCATGGTATTGATCTATCTTGTCTTGGAATTGCCACAAGGCTTCAGCAGGTTCCCAACTCGTCTCACTATCTGGAAATCCCTTCCATCAGACTAAGTATTCATGCCGCGATCGATAGTACTTCCGTCTGACCACACGATCTGCCTCGATGTTCTCGACCTCTAGATCATAGGAAACTTTTACCCCTATTGGTGCTCGTTCGGACTTACTTCTCTTTGGGTCTTCTCTATCTTCATGAAATGGCTTAAGCATACTCACATGGAATTACTGGATGAACTTTGAGCTTTTCAGGTAACTCAAGCTTGTAGGCCACCTTGCCTACCTTCTTCACAACTCGAAATGGCCCCTCATATTGTCGCACGAGTCCTTTGTGTAACCTATCATGTCGCAAAATCAGGTGTAGTTTAGCAAGAACTGGTCACCGACCTGAAATTGCACGTCCCTTCGATTTCGATCCACCCACTTCTTGTTTCGCTTACTTGCCTTATGTAGACAAGCTCTAACTAGATCATTTTGCTCTTGCCAATCCCTTACAAATCGATAAGCTGCTGGATTCGGTCCCGCATAACGAGTTGCAACAGCATTGGGTGTAAGCGGCTGTTGCCCCGTCACTATCTCGAACGGACTCTGGTTCGTCGCCCCACTTCATTGTAAGTTGTACGAAAATTGGGCCACGTCCAACAACTTCGGCCAATCCCTTTGTGTCGCACTTACATAGTACCAAAGATACGTATCCAACAATGCATTCACTTGTTCGGTTTgcccatcggtttggggatgcaTGCTCGAACGGACTCTGGTTCGTCGCCCCACTTCATTGTAAGTTGTACGAAAATTGGGCCACGTCCAACAACTTCGGCCAATCCCTTTGTGTCGCACTTACATAGTACCGAAGATACGTATCCAACAATGCATTCACTTGTTCGGTTTGCCCATCGGTTCGGGGATGCATGCTAGTGGAAAAGTTCAAGTTTGAGCCCATTAACTTGAACAACTCCATCCAAAACCGTCCCGTGAATCGCCCATCTCGATCACTAACGATGGACTGTGGTACTCCCCAATACTTCACCACATGTCTAAGGAACAAGCGTGCTGCCTCTTCAGCGGGACATTCCTTGATTGCAGGGATGAAAGTTGCATACTTCGAAAACTTGTCCACCATAACAAAAATACTCGCAAATCCATCAGATTTAGGCAAACCTGAGATAAAGTCCATGGATAAACTCTCCCATGGGCGCTCCGGAATGAGcaacggtt from Gossypium arboreum isolate Shixiya-1 chromosome 1, ASM2569848v2, whole genome shotgun sequence harbors:
- the LOC108482063 gene encoding deoxyribodipyrimidine photo-lyase, producing the protein MASLPSASTKPTSVQLGRIHVLKEGSHPPQNGPVVYWMFRDQRLKDNWALIHAVDQANKANVPVAIAFNLFDQFLGAKARQLGFMLKGLRQLQKSIEHTQIPFFLFRGTAEETIPKFLGECKASLLVTDFSPLRQIRKCKDEICKRVSDSVTIHEIDAHNVVPVWVASDKLEYSAKTIRGKVNKLIPEYLIDFPTLQPPNKKWDDATDQFLDWDGLIADVLRNGAEVPEIEWCEPGETAAMEVLMGNKDGFLTKRLKNYSTDRNNPLKPRALSCLSPYLHFGQISAQRCALEARGFRKLNAQAVDTFLEELIVRRELADNFCYYQPNYDTMQGAWEWARKTLMDHASDKREHTYTMEQLEKAQTADPLWNASQLEMVHYGKMHGFMRMYWAKKILEWTKGPKEALEICIYLNDKYEIDGRDPNGYVGCMWSICGVHDQGWRERPVFGKIRYMNYAGCKRKFNVDGYTAYVKRLVGEIKKRKAESPVGQKTKQPRNEQH